The proteins below come from a single Eucalyptus grandis isolate ANBG69807.140 chromosome 3, ASM1654582v1, whole genome shotgun sequence genomic window:
- the LOC120292161 gene encoding 2-oxoglutarate-dependent dioxygenase citB-like — MDDANAVKVAGVPTSTLNRIDLSGSDIRQSVSLLEQACLDSGFFYVINHGIGQDLMEEVFVQSRWFFGLPLSEKMKLLGNEKHRGRTPLLDEVLDAGNQVQGDYKEGYYTGAEVPEDDPDAQKPHFGPNLWPSEEILPRWRQTMEKFHSQALNVAKVVARIIALALDLEADFFDKPEILGEPILILRLLHYEGLISDPSKGIYGAGEHSDFGFITLLATDDVPGLQV, encoded by the exons ATGGATGACGCGAACGCCGTCAAAGTCGCCGGAGTTCCGACCTCGACTCTCAATCGCATCGACCTCTCGGGTTCTGATATCCGGCAGTCGGTGTCTCTGCTCGAACAG GCGTGCTTGGATTCTGGCTTTTTCTACGTGATCAATCACGGAATCGGCCAGGATTTAATGGAGGAGGTCTTCGTCCAGAGCAGGTGGTTCTTCGGCTTGCCCTTGAGCGAGAAGATGAAGCTGTTGGGGAACGAGAAGCACAGAGGCCGCACTCCTCTGTTGGATGAGGTCCTCGATGCTGGGAATCAGGTTCAGG GAGATTATAAGGAGGGATACTACACAGGAGCGGAAGTACCAGAGGATGATCCTGATGCACAGAAGCCTCATTTTGGACCAAACCTCTGGCCTTCTGAGG AGATATTGCCAAGATGGAGGCAGACGATGGAGAAATTTCATAGTCAGGCGTT AAATGTGGCGAAAGTAGTTGCAAGGATCATTGCTCTAGCACTTGATCTGGAGGCTGATTTTTTTGACAAGCCAGAAATACTCGGTGAGCCTATTCTGATCTTGCGCTTGTTGCACTATGAAG gTCTAATCTCTGATCCTTCTAAAGGAATATATGGAGCCGGGGAACATTCCGACTTTGGGTTTATTACCCTGTTGGCAACAGATGATGTCCCAGGTCTTCAAGTATGA